A window from Enterocloster bolteae encodes these proteins:
- a CDS encoding YcxB family protein, which yields MSAAQVGERLCFRLSEQEYKGFLRWYKKDFLKEKDLGRVRPDFMNLKEDCCITMENEVIRIQTGNTDIWLLYSALTEVHRKEGLILFFGQKEFWAIPERVLGGDLEAQEWFRCLNTKCLENRDGRIPMGDVEEACRRRTVPFCCYTRSVDQIADACRALGLPWRNVQKLRKAALFPYRYVGLQLLALEEDGICEYGERSVVRHAYGDFEKAVYTPEYVYLMKGRGGAVMIPVEPLAQIGGIKMLFQICNERGSGKPLSLKQKKVHVPAGKWGTGRRLLAAAAAAAALGLAAWGAGSGESTGTTGSTGTAGSTGTTGGTGTTGSTETAEGSVQARMAMAEVSEEGTADSGENASQTAEHGNKAADKIQDGIMITVPDDTVFDQVGSDGTYVSSSLYYKIRLPQEEWTQQGNRDFGDVLVSEWGSILVRGYREQPQFFAIAGIDTPRTKADYIRRMESGAAVKDDSMPEVLEYTYRRVKGDEIVQKEIRYKAEENTGQIYGGGEYGEGAYRYSVELSVLGPEYFYTVTVRLREETPESIGEARRALDSFRILDTSAGICKKMEDEVFHGYYGKNYVMTNCLVLLEEDLSPEEIGDCLELVKKIDTGFFGVKSGDALAARTKDSPWLGIDSQSLQENCTMENARKVSKIFKSDVILYDEFDGDLLMVAYSDKHQKHVYQRATSFNKEILESEFGCYGKEQEFPEDILKYTDLTREEAEAIWTDPDAVFQMDKWYEITSHMTKMPVPEEFIGIRDYKEFKDGFEIIRR from the coding sequence ATGTCCGCAGCACAGGTGGGAGAAAGGCTCTGTTTCAGGCTGAGTGAACAGGAGTATAAAGGATTCCTCAGATGGTATAAGAAAGACTTTCTGAAGGAAAAGGACCTGGGAAGGGTCCGGCCGGATTTTATGAATCTGAAGGAAGACTGCTGTATCACCATGGAGAATGAGGTGATCCGCATACAGACCGGGAATACGGATATATGGCTGCTGTATTCTGCGCTGACAGAGGTTCATAGGAAGGAAGGCCTGATTCTGTTTTTCGGGCAGAAGGAATTCTGGGCCATACCGGAGCGGGTCCTGGGAGGGGATCTGGAGGCGCAGGAATGGTTCAGATGCCTGAACACAAAATGTTTGGAGAACAGGGATGGCCGAATTCCCATGGGGGATGTGGAGGAAGCCTGCCGCAGAAGAACCGTCCCATTCTGCTGTTACACCAGGAGCGTGGACCAGATAGCAGATGCATGCAGGGCATTGGGCCTGCCTTGGAGAAATGTGCAGAAGCTGAGGAAGGCGGCATTGTTCCCGTACCGGTATGTGGGTTTGCAGCTGCTGGCACTGGAAGAGGACGGTATCTGTGAATATGGAGAACGGTCCGTGGTCAGACATGCCTATGGGGATTTTGAGAAGGCGGTTTATACGCCGGAATATGTTTATCTGATGAAAGGACGGGGCGGGGCGGTCATGATTCCCGTGGAGCCGTTAGCACAAATAGGCGGCATTAAGATGCTGTTTCAGATATGCAATGAGAGAGGAAGCGGGAAGCCTCTGAGCCTGAAGCAAAAAAAGGTACATGTGCCGGCAGGAAAATGGGGGACAGGCAGAAGGTTACTGGCAGCGGCCGCAGCGGCGGCGGCATTGGGACTGGCGGCGTGGGGAGCAGGGAGTGGTGAAAGCACAGGAACAACGGGAAGCACAGGAACAGCGGGAAGTACAGGAACAACGGGAGGCACAGGAACAACGGGAAGCACAGAGACAGCGGAGGGCAGCGTACAGGCCCGGATGGCAATGGCAGAGGTGTCTGAAGAGGGAACGGCGGATTCGGGGGAAAACGCAAGTCAGACAGCGGAACATGGAAATAAAGCAGCAGACAAAATACAGGACGGTATTATGATTACTGTTCCCGATGATACGGTTTTTGACCAGGTGGGGTCAGACGGAACCTATGTATCATCCTCCCTTTATTATAAAATCCGGCTTCCGCAGGAGGAGTGGACCCAGCAGGGAAACCGTGATTTCGGGGACGTCCTGGTCTCGGAATGGGGGAGTATTCTGGTCCGGGGATACAGGGAGCAGCCGCAGTTTTTTGCAATAGCGGGAATAGATACCCCCAGGACAAAGGCGGATTACATCCGAAGGATGGAGAGCGGAGCAGCTGTTAAGGACGATTCCATGCCGGAGGTGCTGGAGTATACATACAGAAGGGTGAAGGGAGACGAGATTGTCCAAAAGGAGATACGGTATAAGGCCGAGGAGAATACAGGACAGATATACGGTGGGGGTGAATACGGGGAAGGGGCATACCGATATAGCGTAGAGCTCAGTGTGCTGGGACCGGAGTATTTTTACACGGTAACGGTACGTCTCAGGGAAGAAACGCCGGAATCCATAGGAGAAGCCAGGCGGGCTCTTGATTCCTTCCGGATTTTGGATACGTCTGCGGGTATCTGCAAAAAGATGGAGGACGAGGTATTTCACGGCTATTACGGCAAAAACTATGTTATGACAAACTGTCTGGTCCTTCTGGAGGAGGACTTAAGCCCGGAGGAAATCGGTGACTGCCTGGAGTTGGTGAAGAAGATTGACACAGGCTTTTTTGGGGTAAAAAGCGGGGATGCGCTGGCGGCCCGGACAAAGGACAGCCCCTGGCTGGGCATAGACAGCCAGAGTCTCCAGGAAAACTGCACCATGGAGAATGCCAGGAAGGTGTCAAAAATATTCAAGTCGGATGTCATTCTCTATGACGAATTTGACGGAGATCTGCTGATGGTTGCCTACAGCGACAAACATCAAAAGCATGTGTACCAGAGGGCGACATCATTTAATAAGGAAATCCTGGAATCAGAGTTTGGATGTTACGGAAAAGAGCAGGAGTTTCCTGAGGACATACTTAAATATACGGACCTGACCAGAGAAGAGGCGGAGGCCATATGGACAGACCCGGACGCTGTATTCCAAATGGACAAATGGTATGAAATCACCAGCCATATGACGAAGATGCCTGTTCCGGAAGAATTCATCGGCATAAGGGACTATAAAGAGTTTAAGGATGGCTTTGAAATCATCCGCAGATAA
- a CDS encoding NYN domain-containing protein, producing the protein MEQNERRFAVLIDADNVSPKYIKYILDEVSDVGIATYKRIYGDWTDNEKRSWKNVLLDWSVNPIQQYSYTTGKNATDSAMIIDAMDILYSGNVDGFCLVSSDSDFTKLAQRLREAGMFVMGIGEQKTPKPFRAACDTFKLLEIISSDDAPETSVIENQKTITNIDEIQKAITKLLIENNSQNQPIILAKVGNFLTKRFSDFDVRNYGYSKLSTFLESLNNNDFQVVKLHGGYFVQEKSASISKTEIEKEIIRIIKGYNGHVDNLSIIHDELKKTYPSFDVKQYGFSRISSFIRSFGTFRIRDNMVQLK; encoded by the coding sequence ATGGAACAAAATGAACGCAGATTTGCAGTATTGATTGATGCAGACAATGTCTCCCCCAAGTATATCAAATACATTTTGGACGAAGTTTCGGATGTGGGAATCGCCACCTACAAACGCATTTACGGCGACTGGACAGATAACGAAAAGCGCAGCTGGAAGAATGTGCTTCTGGACTGGTCCGTAAATCCCATCCAGCAGTACAGCTACACCACCGGAAAGAACGCCACTGATTCAGCCATGATTATTGATGCAATGGACATCCTATATTCCGGAAATGTAGATGGTTTCTGCCTGGTTTCCAGCGATTCGGATTTTACCAAGCTGGCCCAGCGCCTGAGGGAGGCAGGGATGTTTGTCATGGGAATTGGGGAGCAGAAAACCCCCAAGCCCTTCCGTGCAGCCTGCGATACGTTTAAATTGCTGGAGATCATATCCTCTGACGATGCACCGGAGACATCGGTCATCGAAAACCAGAAGACCATTACCAACATAGATGAAATCCAGAAGGCCATCACCAAGCTCCTCATTGAAAATAACAGCCAGAACCAGCCCATTATCCTTGCAAAGGTGGGTAACTTCCTTACAAAGCGCTTTTCAGATTTTGATGTCAGGAACTACGGCTACTCCAAGCTCTCCACCTTTTTGGAAAGCCTGAACAACAACGACTTTCAGGTGGTCAAGCTCCACGGCGGTTATTTTGTCCAGGAAAAGAGCGCCAGCATCTCCAAGACTGAGATTGAAAAGGAAATCATCCGCATCATCAAGGGATATAACGGACATGTGGATAATCTGAGCATCATACACGATGAGCTGAAAAAGACATACCCTTCCTTTGACGTGAAGCAGTATGGTTTCAGCCGCATTTCCAGCTTTATCCGCAGCTTCGGTACATTCCGCATCAGGGATAACATGGTTCAGCTCAAATAA
- the sigG gene encoding RNA polymerase sporulation sigma factor SigG translates to MSGYKVEICGVNTAKLPLLSNEEKEELFQRILDGDKEAREQYIKGNLRLVLSVIQRFSNSQENIDDLFQIGCIGLIKAIDNFDITQNVKFSTYAVPMILGEVRRYLRDNNSIRVSRSLRDTAYKALYAREQLTRTNSKEPTLMEIAQEIGVSKEDITYALDAIQTPVSLYEPVYTDGGDPLFVMDQISDKKNLEENWVEDLSLVEAMKRLPERERHIIDMRFFEGKTQTEVAQEIHISQAQVSRLEKNALKSMKSYLS, encoded by the coding sequence ATGTCGGGCTACAAAGTTGAGATATGCGGAGTCAATACCGCCAAACTGCCTTTACTGAGCAATGAAGAGAAAGAGGAACTGTTTCAAAGAATACTGGACGGTGACAAGGAGGCCAGGGAGCAGTATATCAAAGGGAACCTGCGCCTGGTACTCAGCGTAATCCAGCGCTTTTCAAACAGCCAGGAAAACATCGACGACCTGTTCCAGATTGGATGCATCGGCCTAATCAAGGCCATCGACAATTTTGACATCACTCAGAATGTCAAATTTTCCACTTATGCAGTGCCTATGATACTGGGAGAAGTGCGCAGATATCTGAGGGACAATAATTCCATCCGGGTCAGCCGTTCCCTGAGGGATACTGCCTATAAGGCCCTCTATGCCAGGGAGCAGCTTACCAGAACCAATTCCAAGGAACCCACTCTCATGGAAATCGCACAGGAAATAGGTGTTTCAAAGGAAGACATCACCTATGCACTGGATGCCATACAGACTCCTGTCAGCCTGTATGAGCCGGTTTATACGGATGGCGGGGACCCTCTTTTTGTGATGGACCAAATTAGTGACAAAAAGAACCTGGAGGAAAACTGGGTGGAGGATTTATCTCTGGTGGAGGCCATGAAGCGGCTGCCGGAGCGGGAGCGCCATATCATTGACATGCGTTTCTTTGAAGGAAAAACCCAGACCGAGGTTGCCCAGGAAATCCATATCAGCCAGGCCCAGGTGAGCCGCCTTGAAAAAAATGCGCTGAAAAGTATGAAGTCCTATTTAAGCTGA
- a CDS encoding doubled motif LPXTG anchor domain-containing protein: MERRRSSGTITKSMYYSQKRILAFLLTAAMVFTNLGTGLNVSYAGTADQVTFQMKGADLVAAVEEAIESGHEITADDLGFTNGRTAEFEKVFFGTKGAVYEVYPEMEGSSMEAELRVFVRLPEDAGDMYMVTGDEEIILLYVNNGEETISCTTEITRMDDGVEKVKKTKRVTIRSYEDAFGDEEVDIISKPAQEETEASESETSVESGADGTGESTLPEESADGSGSGENSGNSGQDASENSSESSGENQEEISRPEDGSLGSAGNTDHGSDGNADHSTADTEAVPPDDAQGTDTEKDNAADTKAEVPEKNSGSGSDEKPEKDIADQDKDTQKQEDREEKSNKDEDKKEEGAVPAAAISRHDAPVVSEKEEGSPADSADVKENVPEKEEASNEKETEPREKEEHKEVKETEEAAETGKEKETETVKETEKPSAEETREPAAPTTEVNVPDTDEVQTTKADDEGSAPESTQAADSTAGSSEPSFDSAETSTAPSADASLPSESEQETAPEPVPEDDTKKASTSDLAGMGYCSTAKVYTTSLNQLKALEDFDGYKVTYTSFPEASARIMEGTRGVKEGESLTFGVKTQLGYTIDNVTANDEDLEADSVTDELDGSQTAWYTISEVYEEQNIQVYTLETLEHPAFDKSVEVNGVTIRITAPEGVLPADTQIQAEEITEQVESALTEKVDAESDDGTVVSTIIAYDINLMYDGVKLDNSWAEDGSNLVTVSFSGERIEKASMEADQIEILHLETPTQEVQAVSAKAELEGSGETEAVAQVPVLDGISADDIAVDSEGRQELDVSGSASVGQIHFQTDHFSAFTAIFKTSPYLVIANELQEGSEGAEKVEYTYKVSITDSRKNKNEKLYLLTGDGGAEEYNTTAVTEGDTNTYTFNLKPNGKMKIGNVGPSAEYRVVQTIEDTYNEFRGVTETARTKIDWIETDIDLGTEGEGESFPYGYGSNNQYGSLMERAAVLMRAYTKCREYDETPGRKDRFEQRRALLGISNNNVTNDSIIAKLLEDHYGTSKWPLASEEGFGDLAGIVSERLEKDNVPNNKRPKNLYLHIYFRTVDSTENMEIIPYLTGSDALKDWNAYAAFDSQEGMWYQYLKAYPVSTTYMISSLHAGGNVNTPKTMHMLMEEDSGNWHAMCPGEVPDIGDPIMQPAVDGVISKFGTAYQIEYTFKNYYYNSTSAGDGSTDTGSTDNDSSGNDSSEKPDNDSNNGNGNESGGVSGNDTADTDTPGSSAGGTTNTSQGSEGSGSSGGGTTTTSGGTGRYQGTDAQSGPGAQQNVIESSQVPLASLPADASAAFSQSMAIIDDGEIPLAAIPKTGDRGSSAHELSFILSGMLMAVYLVLGKKKKES; encoded by the coding sequence ATGGAAAGACGGAGAAGTTCCGGTACAATAACGAAATCCATGTATTACAGCCAGAAAAGGATTCTGGCATTTTTGCTGACAGCAGCCATGGTTTTCACGAATTTGGGCACCGGTCTGAATGTATCCTATGCCGGTACGGCGGACCAGGTTACGTTCCAGATGAAAGGCGCGGATTTGGTAGCTGCCGTGGAGGAGGCCATTGAAAGCGGCCATGAGATAACGGCAGATGATTTAGGCTTTACCAATGGCAGGACGGCAGAATTTGAAAAGGTATTTTTCGGTACGAAGGGTGCCGTGTATGAGGTATATCCGGAGATGGAAGGAAGCAGCATGGAAGCGGAGCTGCGTGTATTTGTGCGCCTTCCGGAGGATGCCGGCGATATGTATATGGTAACCGGGGACGAGGAAATCATCCTGCTTTATGTGAATAACGGGGAGGAGACCATCAGCTGCACCACGGAAATCACACGGATGGATGACGGTGTAGAAAAGGTCAAAAAGACAAAGCGCGTCACCATCAGGAGTTATGAGGATGCATTTGGCGATGAGGAAGTAGATATCATATCAAAGCCAGCCCAGGAGGAGACAGAAGCCTCCGAATCTGAGACATCGGTTGAAAGCGGCGCCGACGGCACCGGGGAGTCAACTCTGCCGGAGGAAAGCGCAGATGGCAGCGGAAGCGGCGAAAACAGTGGAAACAGCGGCCAAGATGCCAGCGAAAACAGCAGTGAAAGCAGCGGCGAAAACCAGGAAGAAATATCACGGCCTGAGGACGGGTCTCTTGGTTCGGCCGGCAATACAGACCACGGTTCAGACGGCAATGCAGATCACAGTACAGCTGATACAGAAGCCGTGCCGCCGGACGATGCTCAGGGAACAGATACTGAGAAAGACAATGCTGCCGATACAAAGGCAGAGGTACCGGAAAAGAACAGCGGGTCTGGTTCTGATGAGAAGCCGGAAAAGGATATTGCGGACCAGGATAAGGACACCCAGAAGCAGGAGGACAGGGAAGAAAAGTCAAATAAGGATGAGGATAAGAAAGAAGAGGGCGCTGTGCCGGCAGCTGCCATTTCCCGTCATGATGCCCCGGTTGTATCTGAGAAAGAGGAGGGCAGTCCGGCAGATTCCGCCGATGTAAAGGAAAACGTGCCGGAGAAGGAAGAAGCCTCCAATGAGAAGGAGACTGAGCCCAGGGAGAAAGAGGAGCATAAGGAAGTAAAGGAGACAGAAGAAGCAGCTGAGACAGGGAAAGAAAAAGAGACAGAGACGGTAAAAGAAACAGAGAAGCCTTCTGCGGAAGAGACCAGGGAACCGGCTGCCCCAACAACGGAAGTGAATGTGCCGGATACAGACGAAGTGCAGACTACAAAAGCGGATGATGAGGGAAGCGCACCTGAGAGTACGCAGGCAGCGGACAGCACGGCCGGAAGCAGCGAGCCATCTTTCGATTCAGCGGAAACATCAACAGCACCGTCCGCAGATGCCTCACTTCCTTCAGAGTCAGAGCAGGAGACCGCTCCGGAACCTGTGCCGGAGGATGATACTAAGAAGGCCAGCACCTCTGATTTGGCTGGCATGGGGTATTGTTCCACAGCCAAGGTTTACACCACAAGCCTGAACCAGTTAAAGGCATTGGAGGATTTTGACGGTTATAAGGTGACATACACCAGTTTCCCTGAGGCCAGTGCCCGGATTATGGAGGGGACAAGAGGCGTGAAGGAAGGCGAAAGCCTGACCTTTGGCGTCAAGACCCAGTTGGGATATACAATTGACAATGTGACTGCCAATGATGAGGATTTGGAAGCAGACTCGGTTACGGATGAGCTGGACGGATCACAGACAGCATGGTATACCATATCCGAGGTTTATGAGGAGCAGAACATACAGGTATACACCCTGGAGACATTGGAACATCCTGCTTTTGACAAGTCAGTGGAGGTCAATGGGGTTACAATCAGGATAACTGCTCCCGAAGGAGTGCTGCCTGCCGACACGCAGATACAGGCAGAGGAGATAACAGAGCAGGTGGAATCAGCGCTGACGGAAAAAGTGGATGCTGAGTCTGATGACGGAACAGTGGTCAGCACCATCATTGCATATGACATCAACCTTATGTATGACGGCGTGAAATTAGATAACAGCTGGGCCGAGGACGGCAGCAATCTTGTTACGGTATCCTTTAGCGGAGAGCGGATTGAGAAGGCCAGCATGGAGGCGGACCAGATTGAAATTCTCCATCTGGAGACGCCTACCCAGGAGGTCCAGGCCGTATCTGCAAAGGCGGAGCTGGAAGGCAGCGGGGAAACAGAAGCCGTAGCCCAGGTGCCTGTGCTGGATGGCATTTCAGCAGACGATATTGCGGTTGACAGCGAGGGACGCCAGGAACTGGATGTGAGCGGAAGCGCGTCCGTTGGACAGATTCATTTCCAGACTGACCATTTCTCGGCATTTACGGCTATATTTAAGACCTCACCTTATCTGGTGATTGCCAATGAATTGCAGGAAGGCAGTGAAGGTGCTGAAAAAGTCGAATACACCTATAAAGTCAGCATCACAGACAGCAGGAAGAATAAGAATGAGAAGCTCTATCTGCTGACAGGAGATGGTGGGGCTGAGGAATATAATACAACCGCTGTAACAGAAGGCGACACCAATACCTATACCTTCAATCTAAAACCCAACGGAAAGATGAAGATAGGGAATGTAGGGCCGTCAGCTGAATACAGGGTAGTCCAGACGATAGAGGATACTTATAACGAGTTTAGAGGGGTAACGGAAACAGCTAGAACAAAAATTGATTGGATTGAAACAGACATTGACCTCGGCACGGAGGGAGAGGGAGAAAGCTTCCCCTATGGTTATGGTTCTAACAATCAATATGGTTCGCTGATGGAGCGGGCCGCCGTATTAATGAGAGCATATACAAAGTGCAGGGAATACGATGAGACTCCGGGGAGAAAAGACCGGTTTGAGCAACGGCGGGCTTTATTGGGAATTTCGAATAATAACGTAACCAATGATAGCATTATAGCGAAGCTGTTAGAAGACCATTATGGTACTTCTAAGTGGCCTTTGGCATCGGAAGAAGGATTTGGCGATTTGGCCGGCATCGTAAGTGAAAGACTGGAAAAAGACAATGTCCCAAATAACAAGCGGCCAAAGAATTTATACCTGCATATATACTTCAGAACAGTAGACAGCACAGAAAATATGGAAATCATACCATATTTAACGGGAAGTGACGCTTTGAAGGACTGGAATGCGTACGCGGCCTTTGACAGCCAGGAGGGTATGTGGTACCAGTATTTAAAAGCATATCCAGTTAGCACAACCTATATGATTTCCAGTCTGCATGCAGGAGGGAATGTGAATACCCCTAAAACCATGCATATGCTGATGGAAGAAGACAGCGGCAACTGGCATGCAATGTGCCCGGGAGAAGTACCGGATATAGGAGATCCGATTATGCAGCCGGCTGTGGACGGTGTCATTTCCAAATTTGGCACCGCATATCAAATAGAGTATACATTTAAAAATTATTACTATAATAGTACTTCCGCAGGTGACGGCTCCACAGACACTGGTTCCACAGACAATGATTCCTCAGGAAATGATTCCTCAGAAAAACCAGATAACGATTCAAACAACGGTAATGGAAATGAATCGGGCGGAGTGTCCGGGAACGACACAGCGGATACAGATACCCCAGGTTCATCCGCCGGCGGCACAACGAATACGTCCCAAGGCTCTGAGGGTTCCGGCAGTTCAGGCGGAGGAACCACCACAACGTCCGGCGGCACAGGCAGATATCAGGGGACTGATGCCCAGAGCGGTCCAGGCGCGCAGCAGAATGTGATTGAATCCTCACAGGTTCCCCTTGCATCCCTTCCAGCGGATGCATCGGCAGCATTCAGCCAGTCAATGGCCATCATAGACGATGGGGAGATACCGTTAGCTGCCATACCGAAGACAGGTGACAGGGGAAGCAGTGCCCATGAGTTATCGTTCATTCTTTCGGGGATGCTGATGGCCGTATATTTGGTCCTTGGAAAGAAAAAGAAGGAATCCTAA
- a CDS encoding sensor histidine kinase gives MRKRNFIKSFLYYSAIIAIPILTVFLVFLAFVFQGKQREIREDAETAAQAVRDNYSLVLDSAATQYDILARNPRLSISLRGFISHKQIGYLDVILTNTILSNFNSLTNNAPYIASVYYYLDGYDSILTSDTGGTTRLSQFSDLSWKDSYDHSDEDEWLERREMHQYSYTQPVPVLTYFKKLSMFKGVVMVNIYEEQLKQLINTSSQLDRFFILDKDGNFLLQGGAQTAQLSPEDKDLLVSRLEQSPDDAYRGWVDLSRGKYYVRIIPADCGTYIAACISHSNYYQALYTLLLQFLMVLAAVISTSLWIAYTITKKNFQQIDYFVEVFSDAERGVFNPKKPAFIKDEYDIILNNLVQLFLNQTFLRSQLALKEQEQKLAEMTALQLQINPHFLFNTLQTLDFKAMEYTHKPTAVNQMIEALSDILKYSLQNPHSMVTLKDEIDYLKKYDSIQRYRYEDKYILYYEYEKELESIPIMRLILQPLIENSLYHGIKPLEGSGFIKLRIVRRGGHLIFSVIDSGVGMEKADIQKLYEKIANPGSENIGLTNVNSRLIMRYGECAGLKILSKKGMGTCISFRISIEEIACSVPHKDTKTHQPSKSAVIFQDMPNKI, from the coding sequence ATGAGAAAACGCAATTTCATAAAAAGCTTTTTATATTATTCAGCCATCATAGCCATACCCATCCTCACCGTATTCCTGGTATTCCTGGCCTTTGTCTTTCAGGGTAAACAGCGTGAAATCCGTGAGGACGCCGAGACAGCAGCCCAGGCCGTAAGGGATAACTACTCCCTGGTCCTGGACAGCGCCGCCACCCAGTACGATATCCTGGCCAGGAATCCCAGGCTGTCCATCTCCCTGCGGGGATTTATCTCCCATAAGCAGATTGGCTATCTGGACGTGATTCTGACCAACACCATCCTTTCCAACTTTAATTCACTGACCAACAACGCCCCCTATATTGCCTCTGTGTACTATTACCTGGATGGGTATGATTCCATTCTCACCTCTGACACAGGAGGGACTACACGGCTGTCACAGTTTTCAGACCTGAGCTGGAAGGATTCCTATGACCACTCTGATGAGGACGAATGGCTGGAACGCAGGGAAATGCACCAGTACTCCTACACGCAGCCAGTCCCTGTCCTTACCTACTTTAAAAAGCTGAGCATGTTTAAGGGCGTGGTTATGGTAAACATATATGAGGAACAGTTAAAACAGCTTATCAATACCAGTTCCCAGCTGGACCGTTTCTTTATTCTGGATAAGGACGGGAATTTCCTGCTCCAGGGAGGCGCCCAAACCGCCCAGCTGTCCCCGGAGGATAAGGATTTATTGGTCAGCCGCTTGGAACAGTCACCGGACGACGCCTACCGCGGGTGGGTAGACTTAAGCCGTGGAAAATACTATGTGAGAATCATTCCGGCTGACTGCGGGACTTATATCGCAGCCTGCATCAGCCACTCCAACTACTATCAGGCCCTTTACACCCTGCTGCTGCAGTTTCTGATGGTCCTGGCAGCAGTGATTTCCACCTCCCTGTGGATTGCTTATACCATTACCAAAAAGAATTTTCAACAGATTGATTATTTCGTTGAAGTGTTCTCGGATGCGGAGCGTGGTGTATTTAACCCTAAAAAGCCCGCGTTCATCAAAGATGAATACGATATAATCCTTAACAACCTGGTTCAGCTCTTTCTGAACCAGACCTTCCTTCGCAGCCAGCTGGCTCTGAAGGAGCAGGAACAGAAGCTGGCAGAGATGACAGCCCTTCAGCTGCAGATTAATCCCCATTTTCTGTTCAACACCCTGCAGACCCTGGATTTCAAGGCAATGGAATATACACATAAGCCCACTGCGGTAAACCAGATGATTGAGGCACTGTCCGATATCCTTAAATATTCCCTCCAGAATCCTCATTCCATGGTGACCCTAAAGGATGAAATTGATTATCTGAAAAAATACGACAGTATTCAGCGGTACCGCTATGAGGATAAATACATCCTCTATTATGAATACGAAAAGGAGCTGGAGAGCATCCCCATCATGCGCCTGATTCTCCAGCCTCTGATTGAAAACAGCCTGTACCACGGCATCAAGCCCCTGGAAGGCTCAGGCTTTATCAAGCTGCGCATTGTGAGAAGGGGCGGACACCTGATTTTTTCTGTCATTGACTCCGGGGTGGGCATGGAAAAAGCAGATATCCAAAAACTGTATGAAAAGATAGCCAATCCGGGCAGCGAGAATATCGGCCTTACCAACGTAAACAGCCGCCTCATCATGCGCTATGGGGAATGCGCCGGACTTAAGATACTCAGCAAAAAGGGAATGGGCACATGTATTTCATTTCGTATATCAATAGAAGAAATAGCGTGTTCCGTCCCGCATAAAGACACCAAGACGCACCAGCCCTCCAAATCAGCAGTCATATTTCAGGACATGCCGAATAAAATATAA
- a CDS encoding response regulator transcription factor, whose product MYQVIIADDEAKIRSGLANLFPWNQLGFEITGSFSNGRDAYDFALSSPVDLILSDIRMPLMDGLELSERLLSRKKIKIIFFSGYQDFDYVRKALRNGVFDYLLKPVKYEDLADCLTRVKELLDSEQGQDMPEVCESLSYYEKIISTVKNYLDTSYQDATLEQAARLVSLSPNYLSKIMKEHSDTSFSDYLLKTRMENAARMLRDIGYKQYEIAYRVGYDNPKNFSRAFHQYFNMTPTQYRNCGGRPEPQL is encoded by the coding sequence ATGTACCAAGTAATCATTGCAGACGACGAAGCCAAGATACGGAGCGGACTGGCCAATCTCTTTCCATGGAACCAGCTGGGTTTTGAGATTACCGGCTCATTTTCCAACGGCAGGGATGCCTATGACTTTGCCCTGTCAAGCCCGGTAGACCTGATTCTCTCCGACATCCGTATGCCTCTCATGGACGGACTGGAGCTGTCGGAACGCCTGCTGTCCCGTAAAAAAATAAAAATCATATTTTTCAGCGGTTACCAGGATTTTGATTATGTGCGGAAAGCCCTGCGCAACGGCGTCTTTGATTACCTGTTAAAACCAGTAAAATATGAGGACCTGGCAGACTGCCTGACCCGGGTAAAGGAACTGCTGGACAGTGAACAGGGCCAGGACATGCCGGAGGTCTGTGAAAGCCTGAGCTACTATGAAAAAATTATCAGTACGGTAAAAAACTATCTGGACACCAGCTACCAGGACGCTACCCTGGAACAGGCTGCCAGGCTGGTGTCCTTAAGCCCTAATTACCTGTCCAAAATCATGAAGGAGCACTCGGATACCAGCTTCTCCGATTATCTGTTAAAGACCCGGATGGAAAATGCGGCCCGCATGCTGAGGGATATCGGTTACAAGCAATATGAGATTGCCTACCGGGTAGGCTATGACAATCCCAAAAATTTTTCCCGGGCATTCCACCAGTATTTCAATATGACGCCAACCCAGTACCGCAATTGCGGCGGCCGTCCTGAACCGCAGCTATGA